attgaaaagttttctgtactAGGGTGGTATAGTGGTTAACGTATGCAAATACAATGCGATAATGTGAAtgtacccatgaacattccattaaggaagaggggcgaacagggtggttaacatatatttatTAATATATGCTATACCACACATATTTCTAAAACCCACACTAGAGTGTGATGAAATAATTGTGGTGAGGGTAGTTCTATTTTTTTCCAGGAAGAACAagagtaaaaaattatatttgttttcGTATAAAAAGGGCAAACGGTTTCATATTTTAATCATTAtattaaaaatcatttatttaatcaaaattcaaaataattgttataaaaaaatgaGAGAATTTGTATGTTATATTTGTGAGAAAACTTACGAACATAAACAATCTTTGAATCGTCATTTGCGTTTACAACATTCAATTGAGTGTGTGAAATGTAATGTGAAATTTAGTACTTATCCAGAGCTTTTAAAGCATATGAAGTCAATGGAacacaatgaaaaaaaagaggaaaaaacggtatactgtgaaaattgcaatttAACTATTCCAAAAAATCAGTGGAAGAATCATATCAGCACTAACACACACATCGATAAGTGTGTAAAATGGATAGATAAGGATGTGTCTTGCTTTGGATCTAGCTTTCAAAATCGAATAGaaagttataaaataaaaaatagtgatatcaataacttgatacccGAAAACTTTTTCGAATCAATTCAAGAAAAAGTAATCAATATAATTCAAAAGGCGTTGCAAAAGCATGAATCTATTAAATATAATTGTACACTACATTGTAattatattttgatgaaagagaATGCGGAAGATGAAGTTAGTTTATTTACACATCACACAAAAATGTTGATACTATCTCCCTCAAGTACACTGGACGAAATTTTAAATCATTATAatgaaaattgtaatgaaataattaaaaaaatgagtgAATTCCAAGAACGAGATAGTGGATGGActttaatcgaaataaaatatcTAGAGATCAACATCAACAAATATACATGTTTGAGAGGATCTCAATACATAAATCTTCCTCCCAAAATAAGGAATAAAAAGGCTTGCATTAATGTGCAAAACAATGATGTTTATTGTTTTAAATGGGCAATAATATCAGCATTAAATCCACTTCCAAATGAAAAGAAACCACATAAATGTAGCAACTACAAAGTAACGGACATTAAGGCAAACATTATAACATtggaaaataatataatattaaattttgaaaacatggaATTTCCCCTTACCATAAATAAAATCAGAGTCTTTGAGCTGCAGAATCCTGATATAAGTATAAATGTGTTCGGTTTAGAGGATGCTAAGGTTATAGGTCCTTACTATTTTACAGAAGCTGAGAAATCAACTCACATCAATCTTCTTCTAATAGAAGAGGATGATAAATTTCATTACAtctggataaaaaatatatcaaggtaaaaataataagatatttattttaattacaatacaatactaatttattaaaaaaatatatatatatatttttagattgTTGCGAAGTTctataacaaagaaaaaaaataggaTTCATTTTTGTAACACCTGCTTAACTCATGTTTCTTCAAGTAGTAGACTAGAGAAACACAAACGTGAGTGTAAAAAGATGGTAACAACAATGCCATCAGATAAAGATAAAATActtaaatttaagaattttaaacataaattaGATATTCCATTCTCAATTTATGCCGATTTTGAGTGCATTCTTCAACCGTTAGAGATACAAAATTCAAGTAAAGTAAAATCAGTTCAAAAACATATTCCATTTGCATACAGTTATTATATCAAATGTTCATTTGATTCAAATTTAGATAAGATTAAAATTTATTCAGGTGAAGACtgtacaaaacatttttttaactcaTTAGTGGGAGAGATTGTATGgatttataataattatttatcTAAAGTAAAACCAATGAATTCCTTAACATTAATTCAACTACAATACCaaaaggaacatccgatttgtCATATTTGTGAAAAGTCTTTTTTAAATACTGATGTTAGAGTAGCTGATCATTGTCATTTGACAGGTGAATACAGAGGACCTGCTcataaaaattgtaatttagAGTATCAAATAGCAAATTTCGTTCCAGTATTTTTTCATAATCTTTCAGCATATGATTCTCATTTGTTTGTTAGAGAACTCTCCTCTGTAGTTGGTGATATAAATATTCTTCCATTAAATAAGGAACTTTATATTTCTATATCGAAAAGAATTTATATAGATTCAAATAAGAGTATTGAAATACGTTTTCTAGATTCATGTAAATTTATGGCATCTAGCTTAGAAAAGCTAGCAGGTTATTTATCTGATGAAGATTTCAATGCTGTTAAATCAACTTTTGTTAACGatagtgaatttaatttaatgaagCGTAAAGGTGTATTTCCTTATGACTATTTAGATTCTCCTGAACGATTAGAAGAAAACGCTTTACCacctatttccaatttttttaataagctAACTAATGAGGTTTGTAGTGAGGATGATTATACACACGCTAAAAATGTATGGAAtatatttaaatgtaaaaatttaaaagattacttattactttatttgaaagttgatgttttgttattatgcgatgtgtttgaaaattttagaaaagtatgtaaaaaaatttataatttagatCCATGTCAATATTATACAGCACCTGGTTTGTCTTGGAGTGCAATGTTAAAAACAACTGGAATAGAACTAGAATTATTAACTGACTTTGAAAAGTACAAttttattgtggagggtattaGAGGAGGGATTGTTCAATGTTCTAAACGATTTTCAGTTGCAAATAATATATATGTAAGTGATTATAATCCATGTCAagattcaaattttttaatttatttagatGTTAATAATTTATATGGTTATGCTATGTCACAGTATCtaccttataaaaattttgaatgggttgaaaatattgaaatgtttaatttgaaTGATATCAAAGAAGATTCAGAGATAGGATATATATTAGAGGTAGACTTAGAATATCCATCCTCATTACATGATTATCACAATGACCTACCATTTTGCgctgaaaataaaaaacttgGTTCTATGAGGCAATCTAAATTagttttgaatttaaatgatAAAATTAATTATATCATACATtataaaactcttcaacagtgtATTAAACATGGattagttttaaaaaaaatacatagaaTTCTCCAGTTTAAACAAACGAATTGGTTGCAAAAGTATATTGATTTAAATAACTATCACAGAACTTTagctaaaaatttgtttgaacagaattttttcaaattattgaaTAATGCTGTTTATGGTAAGACGATGGAAAATGTTGATAAaagaaaatgtattaaaattgtAACTAACTGGGAGAGTAAAGGTAGAAAATTGGGTGCAAGGGCTCTTATAGCTAAACCTAATTTTCATAGTTCACTCAAAATATCTAACGATATGGTTgtaattcaaatgaaaaaatcgcatgttgaatataataaaccAATATATATTGGATTTACTGTTTTAGAACTATCGAAATGGAAAATGTATGATTTTCATTATaattatatgaaaataaagTTTAACCAATCAACTACTCTAAATTACATGGATACCGATTCATTTATTTatgatattaaaacaaaaaatttctatgatgaTATTCGAAATGATAtcacaaaatattttgatacATCAGCGTATCcaattaataatatttataattttccgttagaaaacaaaaaagttctAGGAATGATGAAAGATGAATGTGGTGGAAAAATAATGAAGGAGTTCATTGGTTTACGCTCAAAAATGTATTCAATTAAGATTGATAAAGTAGatgaagaaataaagaaaataaaaggtgTAAAACATTGTGTTACAGCAAAACTTTCAACCAAcgattttaaaaattgtctttttaaacaaattaattatTATGATTCTATGTATGTTTTTAGATCAAAAATTCATCAATTGTACACACAACATATACATAAattagttttaaattatttagatGATAAGAGATTTATAAGAGAAAATGGTGTTGACACCTATGCTTGGGGacactataaaataaaaaaataattaaaagaaaaaaatggttttgtttgttttttttttcacaagatATTATATTTATTGAAGAGAAATTGTATACATAAATGACCACAATTGtaagtattaaatttttgtttttgtttataattgtATTCGATAGGtggttttaaataattaataatttccAACGGTGGTTGTAAATTACCAAAACTATCAAAATATTCCTTATAGTTGTAATTTTTGTAATAGGCAACCCAATGTGTTCCTAGCCCATTAGTTGTGTCTAAATTAACTATTCCACATTCTTGTCGTAGTGGTTTGTTTGGTAATGAGTCACACATAAAAACCCCTCTAAAGTGTTTCAATGGCTTGCAGTACTTAACCAAATCGATATCCGTCAATGGTCGATTGGGTAATCTACTTAGAAGTTTTTTGGAGCTGGTTTATAGTAAAGTCCATATCCTTTTTTATAAGGTTTAAGATATAATCCTTTTCCCatagcaattgattccatatatcTGTTATGACGAGTAGCTTCAGCTAATTGTTCTTTTCCATTTTTGATATCCTTAACTGCTTTTACAATAGCCGATCCTCCAGTTGCTAAACCTCCAAGGGCTGATAACGCAGTTAAAATTGGAACTATTGGTAGAAATCCACCAATTTTTGGTACTCGAATAACTCTTGGTACACCAATATTgctcttctttttatttttaaaacttgaatgtacaacgttttttgcaatttttatagcATCATATATATTGTTAGGTTTCTTATCTTTTAATACTTTTAAAGTATTCTTAACTGTCGatgcaaataatttttgcttacattgctttttcttcatttttctttttgttgtcatACCGAGTCCGAATTTAACTTTTGCTTTAAGTAAGTTTGTTACTAACCAAGCGTTTGCACGTTCTTTCCAATTGCTATCTGTTGATTTAACTCTTTGCCAAgctttttctattaaaactttatcagcttgatgacgagaattaatatctttattttgtGAGTATGCAATATCGTGTTCTCTACAAGCTGAGTCCAATAAATTTATTCCTTTGTCTCCTTGTGCTAAACGTTGGGTTAACTTAGTTCCTGGTCCACAAAATTGATATCTAGGTAAATGCACTTCAAACGGAAGATTATTAATTAAGTTGTTTACCAATCCAAATCCAGTAACAGACTGTTTACATTTATTAGAAATCTTGTAATTAATAACCATAATATTTTTTGATTATGTTGTGATAGGGTAcacgatttaaatgaaaataagagtttttgtatatatatatacttaaatttatattgaaaaattttagttaGCAATATGCGTTTAATAGAACAAACTACACAGAttgctgtgaaaaacattgataATGTCTGTTCACAGAAAAAAAGGATTGTGCATAGTACTTTATTACCAAATTCTATACGCGCCCTTATAGTAGGTCCATCAAATTGTGGTAAAACAAATGTTATGATTAGTCTCATAGAAAGCCCTAATGGTCTCAaattcaggaatatatatatatattctaaatctttatatcaaccaaaatatcaatatttaaaaaaattgattactCCAATCAAAGGAATAAACCTATTCACATTCtctgaaaatgaaaaagttatAAGTCCAGCCAAAGCAAATATGCATTCTATAATGGTATTTGATGATGTAATTTGCGATAAACAAAATACTATAAGGGATTATTTTTGTATGGGAAGACATAAACAcattgattgtttttatttatgtcaAACATATACAAGGATTCCTAAACACTTAATACGTGATAATGCAAACATGATTATCATATTTAAGCAAGATGAAATGAATATTAAACATATATATAATGATCATGTCTTGGGTGACATgacatttaaagattttttaaagctTTGTAGTGAATGTTGGAAAGATAAATATGGATTTCTTATTGTGAGCAAGGATGATCCCATTGATAAAGGTCGATATCGCAAAggatttaattgttttattcagTTATAATATAAATCAGATTGATAACAGATATAATGTAGATTATAAACAGAATAGAGAGCAGATTGGTGACAGAAAGAAAGCAGATCGGCAGCAGATATAAAGCAGATCGGTAGCTGATATAAAGCAGATCTGTAGCAGATGTAAAGCAGATCGGAAGCAGATTGAtacataaccaaaaaaaaaataaaaataaattatccaATCATGAAGAGACACAATTTGTTGAAGGAAATTGTAAAAACACGAGCAGTATtgaaagaaaagttaaaaagcATTAAACTTGATCAAATAGATAGGAATAATCTATTAGAAGATACATTTCAACCAATAACAAAACCTTTGAAGGATATTATAGGAAAACTAGATGAGAACAATACAGTTAAAAACAATCATTGTAATTTTAACAACCGATGagtaaaaatgtctaaaaacaatttcataatTATAGATGTTCAaggttttttcttaaataataaatttattgcgaaggaaatttgtatttttgaacataatcagacaattaaaaagtttattatatACCCCCCTTGCAAATTTTCTTCCTTATCATTAAAGGAAAAGATTACAAATAACTGGCTTACGAAACATTTTCATGGGTTGAGATGGAATGATGGtaacataatttttaaagaatttaacgattatttaaataaatttataaaaaaacaagaaaatctaacaatatttgtgaaaggatgtgaaaaacaaaaatggataaAGCAATTAATAGAAGAagatataaatataataaatttagaTGATGCTAACTGTTCAAACATATGTaatctttataaaaataatttgcataTGAAAATTTGTAGTTATCATAAACAACACCCTAATTATAGAtgtgctgaaaaaaatgttattttattaagtcaatttattaatgtttttttaaaataaagcaaataaaataaaaacatatcgttttttctttatttaggaTATATAAGGCTATGTAATGTAAGTATACATTAgttccttttttcattttgttggggTAACTTCTCAAAGAAAATGATATTATCAACGAATATAAAATATCTATTAAAAGAATACAACTCCTACATTGATAAGgaacataaacaattttttgaagagATTATTGAAGAATTAAggatatataaaaatgtatatacttcaTTTATACAAACAACACATGGAATTCATACATGGGACTGCAAGCTGAACTCgatagaaaatataaatatttgtagttgtataattaaatataatcGTTACATCCTATTACAAAAACTCTACAATTTATACTATCGCATTCTTTGCAATAAAAGTGTAATCAATTCTTAacttcaacttgaatttttttaatttcctttaccgcaattgggtttagtaatatgtgtggtatagcaaatattaataaatataagttaaCCACCCTGTTcgcccctcttccttaatggaatgttcatgggcacatttacattgttgcattgcatttgcatacgTTAACCACTATACCACCCTagtacagaaaacttttcaatttatgTTATAGCAGCACTTTTGAGTTTgagctttgttattttcttcaccaccatgatttaaatttaaaattatgagaAAGCATACCAGGCATTTGTGGAATTATATAAACGTGAAACCAATTATTAacttcaacttgaatttttttaatttcctttaccgcaattgcgtttagtaatatgtgtggtatagcaaatatttataaatataaatgattgaaattttaaattatgagtaAGCATAGCAGGTATTATATGTTATCCACTGAAAACATGTTTACATAACACCCtagtgaaaaatatatatttccacaaaactcagaatttttatagtggttaatatttatttttcactaGGGTGTTATGTAAACATGTTTTCAGTGGATAACATATAATACCTGCTATGCTtactcataatttaaaatttcaatcatttatatttataaatatttgctataccacacatattactaaacgcaattgcggtaaaggaaattaaaaaaattcaagttgaagtTAATAATTGGTTTCACGTTTATATAATTCCACAAATGCCTGGTATGCTTtctcataattttaaatttaaatcatggtggtgaagaaaataacaaagctcAAACTCAAAAGTGCTGCTATAAcataaattgaaaagttttctgtactAGGGTGGTATAGTGGTTAAcgtatgcaaatgcaatgcaacaatgtaaatgtgcc
This Stomoxys calcitrans chromosome 2, idStoCalc2.1, whole genome shotgun sequence DNA region includes the following protein-coding sequences:
- the LOC131994714 gene encoding uncharacterized protein LOC131994714 isoform X2, coding for MREFVCYICEKTYEHKQSLNRHLRLQHSIECVKCNVKFSTYPELLKHMKSMEHNEKKEEKTVYCENCNLTIPKNQWKNHISTNTHIDKCVKWIDKDVSCFGSSFQNRIESYKIKNSDINNLIPENFFESIQEKVINIIQKALQKHESIKYNCTLHCNYILMKENAEDEVSLFTHHTKMLILSPSSTLDEILNHYNENCNEIIKKMSEFQERDSGWTLIEIKYLEININKYTCLRGSQYINLPPKIRNKKACINVQNNDVYCFKWAIISALNPLPNEKKPHKCSNYKVTDIKANIITLENNIILNFENMEFPLTINKIRVFELQNPDIKAEKSTHINLLLIEEDDKFHYIWIKNISRLLRSSITKKKNRIHFCNTCLTHVSSSSRLEKHKRECKKMVTTMPSDKDKILKFKNFKHKLDIPFSIYADFECILQPLEIQNSSKVKSVQKHIPFAYSYYIKCSFDSNLDKIKIYSGEDCTKHFFNSLVGEIVWIYNNYLSKVKPMNSLTLIQLQYQKEHPICHICEKSFLNTDVRVADHCHLTGEYRGPAHKNCNLEYQIANFVPVFFHNLSAYDSHLFVRELSSVVGDINILPLNKELYISISKRIYIDSNKSIEIRFLDSCKFMASSLEKLAGYLSDEDFNAVKSTFVNDSEFNLMKRKGVFPYDYLDSPERLEENALPPISNFFNKLTNEVCSEDDYTHAKNVWNIFKCKNLKDYLLLYLKVDVLLLCDVFENFRKVCKKIYNLDPCQYYTAPGLSWSAMLKTTGIELELLTDFEKYNFIVEGIRGGIVQCSKRFSVANNIYVSDYNPCQDSNFLIYLDVNNLYGYAMSQYLPYKNFEWVENIEMFNLNDIKEDSEIGYILEVDLEYPSSLHDYHNDLPFCAENKKLGSMRQSKLVLNLNDKINYIIHYKTLQQCIKHGLVLKKIHRILQFKQTNWLQKYIDLNNYHRTLAKNLFEQNFFKLLNNAVYGKTMENVDKRKCIKIVTNWESKGRKLGARALIAKPNFHSSLKISNDMVVIQMKKSHVEYNKPIYIGFTVLELSKWKMYDFHYNYMKIKFNQSTTLNYMDTDSFIYDIKTKNFYDDIRNDITKYFDTSAYPINNIYNFPLENKKVLGMMKDECGGKIMKEFIGLRSKMYSIKIDKVDEEIKKIKGVKHCVTAKLSTNDFKNCLFKQINYYDSMYVFRSKIHQLYTQHIHKLVLNYLDDKRFIRENGVDTYAWGHYKIKK
- the LOC131994714 gene encoding uncharacterized protein LOC131994714 isoform X3 — protein: MREFVCYICEKTYEHKQSLNRHLRLQHSIECVKCNVKFSTYPELLKHMKSMEHNEKKEEKTVYCENCNLTIPKNQWKNHISTNTHIDKCVKWIDKDVSCFGSSFQNRIESYKIKNSDINNLIPENFFESIQEKVINIIQKALQKHESIKYNCTLHCNYILMKENAEDEVSLFTHHTKMLILSPSSTLDEILNHYNENCNEIIKKMSEFQERDSGWTLIEIKYLEININKYTCLRGSQYINLPPKIRNKKACINVQNNDVYCFKWAIISALNPLPNEKKPHKCSNYKVTDIKANIITLENNIILNFENMEFPLTINKIRVFELQNPDISINVFGLEDAKVIGPYYFTEAEKSTHINLLLIEEDDKFHYIWIKNISRLLRSSITKKKNRIHFCNTCLTHVSSSSRLEKHKRECKKMVTTMPSDKDKILKFKNFKHKLDIPFSIYADFECILQPLEIQNSNKIKIYSGEDCTKHFFNSLVGEIVWIYNNYLSKVKPMNSLTLIQLQYQKEHPICHICEKSFLNTDVRVADHCHLTGEYRGPAHKNCNLEYQIANFVPVFFHNLSAYDSHLFVRELSSVVGDINILPLNKELYISISKRIYIDSNKSIEIRFLDSCKFMASSLEKLAGYLSDEDFNAVKSTFVNDSEFNLMKRKGVFPYDYLDSPERLEENALPPISNFFNKLTNEVCSEDDYTHAKNVWNIFKCKNLKDYLLLYLKVDVLLLCDVFENFRKVCKKIYNLDPCQYYTAPGLSWSAMLKTTGIELELLTDFEKYNFIVEGIRGGIVQCSKRFSVANNIYVSDYNPCQDSNFLIYLDVNNLYGYAMSQYLPYKNFEWVENIEMFNLNDIKEDSEIGYILEVDLEYPSSLHDYHNDLPFCAENKKLGSMRQSKLVLNLNDKINYIIHYKTLQQCIKHGLVLKKIHRILQFKQTNWLQKYIDLNNYHRTLAKNLFEQNFFKLLNNAVYGKTMENVDKRKCIKIVTNWESKGRKLGARALIAKPNFHSSLKISNDMVVIQMKKSHVEYNKPIYIGFTVLELSKWKMYDFHYNYMKIKFNQSTTLNYMDTDSFIYDIKTKNFYDDIRNDITKYFDTSAYPINNIYNFPLENKKVLGMMKDECGGKIMKEFIGLRSKMYSIKIDKVDEEIKKIKGVKHCVTAKLSTNDFKNCLFKQINYYDSMYVFRSKIHQLYTQHIHKLVLNYLDDKRFIRENGVDTYAWGHYKIKK
- the LOC131994714 gene encoding uncharacterized protein LOC131994714 isoform X4; amino-acid sequence: MREFVCYICEKTYEHKQSLNRHLRLQHSIECVKCNVKFSTYPELLKHMKSMEHNEKKEEKTVYCENCNLTIPKNQWKNHISTNTHIDKCVKWIDKDVSCFGSSFQNRIESYKIKNSDINNLIPENFFESIQEKVINIIQKALQKHESIKYNCTLHCNYILMKENAEDEVSLFTHHTKMLILSPSSTLDEILNHYNENCNEIIKKMSEFQERDSGWTLIEIKYLEININKYTCLRGSQYINLPPKIRNKKACINVQNNDVYCFKWAIISALNPLPNEKKPHKCSNYKVTDIKANIITLENNIILNFENMEFPLTINKIRVFELQNPDISINVFGLEDAKVIGPYYFTEAEKSTHINLLLIEEDDKFHYIWIKNISRLLRSSITKKKNRIHFCNTCLTHVSSSSRLEKHKRECKKMVTTMPSDKDKILKFKNFKHKLDIPFSIYADFECILQPLEIQNSSKVKSVQKHIPFAYSYYIKCSFDSNLDKIKIYSGEDCTKHFFNSLVGEIVWIYNNYLSKVKPMNSLTLIQLQYQKEHPICHICEKSFLNTDVRVADHCHLTGEYRGPAHKNCNLEYQIANFVPVFFHNLSAYDSHLFVRELSSVVGDINILPLNKELYISISKRIYIDSNKSIEIRFLDSCKFMASSLEKLAGYLSDEDFNAVKSTFVNDSEFNLMKRKGVFPYDYLDSPERLEENALPPISNFFNKLTNEVCSEDDYTHAKNVWNIFKCKNLKDYLLLYLKVDVLLLCDVFENFRKVCKKIYNLDPCQYYTAPGLSWSAMLKTTGIELELLTDFEKYNFIVEGIRGGIVQCSKRFSVANNIYIKNSSIVHTTYT
- the LOC131994714 gene encoding uncharacterized protein LOC131994714 isoform X5 — encoded protein: MREFVCYICEKTYEHKQSLNRHLRLQHSIECVKCNVKFSTYPELLKHMKSMEHNEKKEEKTVYCENCNLTIPKNQWKNHISTNTHIDKCVKWIDKDVSCFGSSFQNRIESYKIKNSDINNLIPENFFESIQEKVINIIQKALQKHESIKYNCTLHCNYILMKENAEDEVSLFTHHTKMLILSPSSTLDEILNHYNENCNEIIKKMSEFQERDSGWTLIEIKYLEININKYTCLRGSQYINLPPKIRNKKACINVQNNDVYCFKWAIISALNPLPNEKKPHKCSNYKVTDIKANIITLENNIILNFENMEFPLTINKIRVFELQNPDISINVFGLEDAKVIGPYYFTEAEKSTHINLLLIEEDDKFHYIWIKNISRLLRSSITKKKNRIHFCNTCLTHVSSSSRLEKHKHDKRFIRENGVDTYAWGHYKIKK
- the LOC131994714 gene encoding uncharacterized protein LOC131994714 isoform X1, yielding MREFVCYICEKTYEHKQSLNRHLRLQHSIECVKCNVKFSTYPELLKHMKSMEHNEKKEEKTVYCENCNLTIPKNQWKNHISTNTHIDKCVKWIDKDVSCFGSSFQNRIESYKIKNSDINNLIPENFFESIQEKVINIIQKALQKHESIKYNCTLHCNYILMKENAEDEVSLFTHHTKMLILSPSSTLDEILNHYNENCNEIIKKMSEFQERDSGWTLIEIKYLEININKYTCLRGSQYINLPPKIRNKKACINVQNNDVYCFKWAIISALNPLPNEKKPHKCSNYKVTDIKANIITLENNIILNFENMEFPLTINKIRVFELQNPDISINVFGLEDAKVIGPYYFTEAEKSTHINLLLIEEDDKFHYIWIKNISRLLRSSITKKKNRIHFCNTCLTHVSSSSRLEKHKRECKKMVTTMPSDKDKILKFKNFKHKLDIPFSIYADFECILQPLEIQNSSKVKSVQKHIPFAYSYYIKCSFDSNLDKIKIYSGEDCTKHFFNSLVGEIVWIYNNYLSKVKPMNSLTLIQLQYQKEHPICHICEKSFLNTDVRVADHCHLTGEYRGPAHKNCNLEYQIANFVPVFFHNLSAYDSHLFVRELSSVVGDINILPLNKELYISISKRIYIDSNKSIEIRFLDSCKFMASSLEKLAGYLSDEDFNAVKSTFVNDSEFNLMKRKGVFPYDYLDSPERLEENALPPISNFFNKLTNEVCSEDDYTHAKNVWNIFKCKNLKDYLLLYLKVDVLLLCDVFENFRKVCKKIYNLDPCQYYTAPGLSWSAMLKTTGIELELLTDFEKYNFIVEGIRGGIVQCSKRFSVANNIYVSDYNPCQDSNFLIYLDVNNLYGYAMSQYLPYKNFEWVENIEMFNLNDIKEDSEIGYILEVDLEYPSSLHDYHNDLPFCAENKKLGSMRQSKLVLNLNDKINYIIHYKTLQQCIKHGLVLKKIHRILQFKQTNWLQKYIDLNNYHRTLAKNLFEQNFFKLLNNAVYGKTMENVDKRKCIKIVTNWESKGRKLGARALIAKPNFHSSLKISNDMVVIQMKKSHVEYNKPIYIGFTVLELSKWKMYDFHYNYMKIKFNQSTTLNYMDTDSFIYDIKTKNFYDDIRNDITKYFDTSAYPINNIYNFPLENKKVLGMMKDECGGKIMKEFIGLRSKMYSIKIDKVDEEIKKIKGVKHCVTAKLSTNDFKNCLFKQINYYDSMYVFRSKIHQLYTQHIHKLVLNYLDDKRFIRENGVDTYAWGHYKIKK
- the LOC131994715 gene encoding uncharacterized protein LOC131994715, giving the protein MRLIEQTTQIAVKNIDNVCSQKKRIVHSTLLPNSIRALIVGPSNCGKTNVMISLIESPNGLKFRNIYIYSKSLYQPKYQYLKKLITPIKGINLFTFSENEKVISPAKANMHSIMVFDDVICDKQNTIRDYFCMGRHKHIDCFYLCQTYTRIPKHLIRDNANMIIIFKQDEMNIKHIYNDHVLGDMTFKDFLKLCSECWKDKYGFLIVSKDDPIDKDYKQNREQIGDRKKADRQQI